The following DNA comes from Hyalangium minutum.
CTGAACCCGCGTGAGACAGCGAGGGCCGGGCAAGCCGCGCTCCATTACCATTTGAGCCCCCGGCGGTGGGGGGCGCCTCCTGGGAGCAGCACCTCGGGCGGAGTGTCTACCCACCGTGTCGGACTGGCCCTGGTCTCCGGGCCATGCCCTCTCTGGTTCTGGAGCACATCCATGAGCGCGTCCCCGGCGAAGACTCCCCAGGTGCTGGATCCCGAGCAGGTCGTCCGAGGGCTGCATCCCCTGATGATGAAGGGGAGCCTCACGCTCTCCGTCGCGATCACCCTTCAGTTCGTGGGCGAGTGGCGGACGATGGCCTGGGTCTTCACGCTGAACTCCGTGCGCATCCTCGCCAACATCCTGCTGTCGCGTTTCATCCGCCTCCGGCTCTCGCAGGCCTCGACAGAGTGGATCCGGATGTTCATCAACGTGTCGAGCCTGTCGGCGACAGGGGTCGTCACGGGGTGGAGCCTGTTGCTGTGGATCTACGTTCCCTTCGCCATGCTGTGGATCTACGGGATGGAGAAAGGGAGCCGCATCCGGGCCGCCGTCTATCTGGCGATCATGGACACGGTGGCGCTGCTGACGGGCTGTGAGCCGCACCAGCCCGTGGCCTTCACGCTCATCGCGGTGCTGGTCTTCCTGTTGACGGAGAAGCGGGCGGAGCTGCTGCAACAGTCGCTGGAGCACATCATCCAGCAGCGCGAGCAGCTAACCCAGGCGCAGGGGCGGCTGCGGCTGCTGCACGAGCGGGCCTTCGAGCAGGAGAAGCTCTCCAGCCTGGGCATGATGGCCGCGGGCGTGGCGCACGAGATCAACAACCCGATGGCGTTCGTCACCAGCAACATCCACGCGCTGGCGAAGGATCTCCAGCAGCAGCACCCGCTCCCGCCCGATCTGCTGAAGGAGTACCAGGAGGAGGTGCTGCCAGCGACGATGGAGGGCATCCGGCGGGTGAACGCGATCGTGTCGGACCTGAGGCACTTCGCGCGGGGCGATGCGGAGGTGCCTTCCGAGTACGACCTGAACGCGGAGGCCAAGGCGGCGCTGCGCATCGCCCAGAACCAGCTCAACCACTGCGAGGTGCAGGTGCAGCTGGGCGAGGTGGGCACGGTGGTGGGCCGGTCGCGGCAGATCGTCCAGGTGATGGTGAACCTGCTGATCAATGCCGGGCAGGCGACGGGCTCGGTGGGCACGGTGCGGCTGTCCACGCGCCGGGTGGGCGACGAGGTGCGGGTGGAGATCCGCGACACGGGGACGGGAATGACGCCGGACACGCTGCGCAACCTGTTTCAGCCGTTCTTCACCACCAAGCCGCCGGGCATGGGGCTGGGGCTGGGGCTGGCGGTGGCCCATGGCATCGTCACCGGCCAGGGCGGCCGCAT
Coding sequences within:
- a CDS encoding sensor histidine kinase, giving the protein MSASPAKTPQVLDPEQVVRGLHPLMMKGSLTLSVAITLQFVGEWRTMAWVFTLNSVRILANILLSRFIRLRLSQASTEWIRMFINVSSLSATGVVTGWSLLLWIYVPFAMLWIYGMEKGSRIRAAVYLAIMDTVALLTGCEPHQPVAFTLIAVLVFLLTEKRAELLQQSLEHIIQQREQLTQAQGRLRLLHERAFEQEKLSSLGMMAAGVAHEINNPMAFVTSNIHALAKDLQQQHPLPPDLLKEYQEEVLPATMEGIRRVNAIVSDLRHFARGDAEVPSEYDLNAEAKAALRIAQNQLNHCEVQVQLGEVGTVVGRSRQIVQVMVNLLINAGQATGSVGTVRLSTRRVGDEVRVEIRDTGTGMTPDTLRNLFQPFFTTKPPGMGLGLGLAVAHGIVTGQGGRIEVESEPGRGSCFTLHLPRVARGTPGHASPLRAVAA